A stretch of Lathyrus oleraceus cultivar Zhongwan6 chromosome 6, CAAS_Psat_ZW6_1.0, whole genome shotgun sequence DNA encodes these proteins:
- the LOC127098663 gene encoding uncharacterized protein LOC127098663, giving the protein MDPNSNPNSKSSTRFHNPFGSRIVKTVFFRTLLLATAISIVLLLHSLPTMDLVPKTYDHDCLIELEDSNITVSPGSYLFQSRIISNFWGSFDSLNCKKEINLVSSIVKELKSQQRLMNHSVETLCIGEASNIAVSTLQKLGFSNVINHSFFSFNKKNFVYSLDRYRDDSFDFVLSDDFGKVTVPALLVLEVERILKPNGIGVLLLDFDSESVYSTHNIHNINMIRTASPVSSLLRFSSIVHVGVVNSHGLIVFKKNSKSESESETESEKRRSLFHHETLPEDCRSVNFTKKFMNQMEPLVEERAHQKKITYLPKFVNVSTYKKNLVYVNIGESEVNDWFPESYPIDKKDFNVYFVHYNVSVMLSHVKEPRVTFVYHPELNENFTLEGEVNDVDEYMEEEEFDLVVWFKETVKNADFVVLKMNAGNVEMKFLSDIFENGVMCFVDEMFLSCEESEDGERCMNVYNGLRKNGVFVHQWWNSE; this is encoded by the coding sequence ATGGATCCCAATTCCAATCCCAACTCCAAATCCTCCACCAGATTTCATAACCCTTTTGGATCAAGAATAGTAAAAACTGTGTTTTTCCGAACCCTACTTCTTGCTACTGCTATCTCCATCGTTTTACTTCTTCACTCACTACCCACCATGGATTTAGTTCCCAAAACCTACGATCATGATTGCCTCATTGAACTCGAAGATTCAAACATCACTGTATCACCAGGTTCTTATCTCTTCCAGAGTAGGATCATAAGCAATTTCTGGGGTTCCTTCGACTCATTGAACTGCAAAAAAGAAATCAACTTGGTTTCAAGCATAGTCAAAGAGTTGAAGTCTCAACAAAGACTCATGAATCACAGCGTAGAAACTCTCTGTATTGGTGAAGCTTCAAACATAGCTGTTTCCACTTTGCAGAAACTCGGTTTCTCCAATGTGATTAACCATAGCTTCTTCTCATTCAATAAGAAGAATTTTGTTTACTCGCTAGATCGGTATCGCGATGATTCATTCGACTTTGTTTTGTCCGATGATTTCGGGAAAGTTACTGTCCCTGCATTGCTTGTTCTTGAAGTTGAACGGATTCTTAAACCGAACGGAATAGGTGTTTTGCTTTTGGATTTTGATAGTGAGAGTGTTTATTCCACTCACAACATTCACAACATTAACATGATAAGAACTGCTTCACCGGTTTCTTCTTTGTTGCGGTTTTCGTCTATTGTTCATGTTGGAGTTGTCAATAGTCACGGCCTTATTGTTTTCAAGAAAAACTCAAAATCAGAATCGGAATCAGAAACTGAAAGTGAGAAGAGAAGATCTTTATTCCATCATGAAACTCTTCCAGAAGATTGTAGAAGTGTCAACTTTACTAAGAAATTCATGAATCAAATGGAGCCACTTGTGGAGGAGAGAGCACATCAGAAAAAAATCACTTATTTGCCTAAGTTTGTGAATGTTTCTACATATAAGAAGAATCTGGTTTATGTTAATATTGGTGAAAGTGAGGTTAATGATTGGTTTCCGGAATCTTATCCAATTGATAAGAAAGATTTCAATGTTTACTTTGTTCATTACAACGTTTCTGTTATGTTATCGCACGTGAAAGAACCACGTGTTACATTTGTTTATCATCCAGAATTGAATGAAAATTTTACCCTCGAAGGTGAGGTTAATGATGTGGATGAGTATATGGAGGAGGAAGAGTTTGATTTGGTTGTTTGGTTTAAGGAAACAGTGAAGAATGCTGATTTTGTTGTGCTTAAGATGAATGCGGGAAATGTTGAAATGAAGTTTCTTTCTGATATATTTGAAAATGGAGTTATGTGTTTTGTTGATGAGATGTTTCTTAGCTGTGAAGAGAGTGAAGATGGTGAAAGATGCATGAATGTTTATAATGGTCTTAGAAAAAATGGTGTTTTTGTTCATCAATGGTGGAATAGTGAATGA